One genomic window of Solanum dulcamara chromosome 12, daSolDulc1.2, whole genome shotgun sequence includes the following:
- the LOC129876183 gene encoding beta-ureidopropionase, which yields MEMREGEETENGTTQEKGSICGFDSLYRLLQASLNPQLFQEVNRILLGLNCGKEVESIALPQPVKALSSKHQFDLQAFSFSADKESLRGPRIVRVGLIQNSIALPTTEPFLNQRGDIFQKLIPIIDAAGSSGVNILCLQEAWTMPFAFCTREKKWCEFAEQIDGESTKFLQQLAQKYNMVIVSPILERDVNHGETLWNTAVIIGNHGNIIGKHRKNHIPRVGDFNESTYYMEGNTGHPVFETAYGKIAVNICYGRHHPLNWLAFGLNGAEIVFNPSATVGELSEPMWPIEARNAAIANSYFVGSINRVGTEVFPNPFTSGDGKPQHADFGHFYGSSHFSAPDASCTPSLSRHKDGLLITDMDLNLCRQLKDKWGFRMTARYEVYADLLARYVKQDFEPQVTSDPLLHQSA from the exons ATGGAGATGAGAGAGGGCGAAGAGACAGAAAATGGAACAACCCAAGAGAAGGGTTCTATTTGTGGGTTTGACTCTCTTTATCGTCTCCTTCAAGCTTCTCTCAACCCACAACTTTTTCAG GAAGTCAATCGCATACTTCTTGGCCTAAATTGTGGAAAGGAAGTTGAGTCTATTGCTCTTCCGCAGCCTGTCAAAGCTCTCTCTTCTAAACACCAGTTTGATCTTCAG GCTTTTAGTTTTTCTGCAGACAAAGAGTCACTGAGAGGACCTCGGATTGTGAGGGTTGGCCTGATTCAGAATTCTATTGCTCTACCCACAACTGAACCTTTCCTGAACCAAAGAGGGGACATCTTTCAAAAGCTAATTCCCATAATTGATGCTGCAGGTTCTTCAGGAGTCAACATTCTATGCTTGCAA GAGGCATGGACGATGCCATTTGCATTTTGTACTCGTGAGAAAAAATGGTGTGAATTTGCTGAGCAGATTGATGGAGAATCGACAAAGTTTCTTCAGCAACTTGCACAAAAATATAACATGGTTATCGTTAGTCCAATTCTTGAGAGGGACGTGAACCATGGTGAAACCCTGTGGAACACAGCAGTAATAATTGGAAATCATggtaacataatagggaaacaTCGGAAG AATCATATACCTAGAGTTGGGGATTTCAACGAGAGTACATATTATATGGAAGGGAACACTGGCCATCCCGTGTTTGAGACAGCATATGGAAAGATTGCTGTTAATATATGTTATGGAAGGCACCATCCTCTGAACTGGTTAGCTTTTGGGTTAAATGGTGCAGAGATTGTTTTCAACCCATCAGCTACTGTTGGTGAACTTAGTGAACCAATGTGGCCCATAGAG GCTCGCAATGCAGCAATAGCAAATAGTTATTTTGTTGGTTCAATTAACCGTGTCGGAACAGAAGTTTTCCCCAATCCCTTCACTTCAGGAGATGGAAAGCCACAACATGCAGATTTTGGGCATTTCTATGGTTCCAGCCATTTTTCTGCACCAGATGCTTCATGTACACCGTCTCTGTCCCGTCACAAGGATGGATTGTTGATAACTGACATGGATCTCAACCTTTGCCGGCAGTTGAAGGACAAGTGGGGATTTCGAATGACTGCTCGTTATGAAGTCTATGCTGACCTGCTTGCTCGTTATGTGAAACAGGATTTTGAGCCACAAGTCACTTCTGACCCCTTGTTACATCAGAGTGCTTAA